In Bacillus sp. KH172YL63, one genomic interval encodes:
- a CDS encoding quinone oxidoreductase family protein: MKAIVQTEFGDPEVLKYMDVEIPKRGENEVLIKVAYTSVNYADIKKRKGNKGNGHFPLTLGLDAAGTIEEASADSDFSKGDRVIAFPKGGSYAEYGVANEHLVFKIPDNLSFEQAATMPTVSILSYILLYEIGEVKQTDTIVIHSVAGGVGSMLVQLAKLAGVQNIIGTVGNLKKANYVKRLGVDEVFTYETFAEEVLKQTNNVGANVIFDSVAGEVTSRSLECLALYGTLVQFGNSSGKAGAFKTSDVHSTCRNVKGFSLGTTRKYDPARLAPVAKIVLDLFASNQVSLPIEQVFDLSDAAQAHRLIESRQYEGKFLMEI, from the coding sequence ATGAAAGCAATTGTACAAACTGAATTTGGCGATCCGGAGGTACTCAAATATATGGATGTTGAGATACCGAAGAGAGGTGAAAACGAAGTCTTAATTAAAGTTGCATATACGAGTGTAAATTATGCAGATATAAAAAAACGTAAAGGAAATAAAGGAAACGGCCATTTTCCTTTAACGCTGGGATTGGATGCTGCAGGAACAATTGAAGAGGCTTCCGCTGACTCGGATTTTTCCAAGGGGGACCGTGTAATAGCTTTCCCAAAAGGTGGTTCTTATGCTGAATATGGAGTAGCAAATGAACATTTAGTTTTTAAGATTCCCGATAACTTATCCTTTGAACAGGCGGCAACGATGCCAACTGTATCCATATTAAGCTATATACTTCTTTATGAAATTGGAGAAGTAAAGCAAACAGATACCATTGTGATCCACAGTGTTGCTGGTGGTGTGGGCTCGATGCTCGTCCAATTAGCAAAATTAGCTGGGGTACAAAACATCATCGGAACCGTTGGAAATCTTAAAAAAGCGAATTATGTAAAAAGACTGGGTGTTGATGAGGTTTTTACATACGAAACATTTGCAGAGGAAGTTTTAAAACAAACAAATAACGTAGGTGCGAATGTGATCTTTGATTCAGTTGCTGGCGAAGTGACCAGTCGGAGTTTAGAATGTTTAGCATTATATGGTACTCTTGTTCAATTCGGCAATAGCAGCGGCAAAGCAGGTGCTTTCAAAACAAGCGATGTACATAGTACTTGTAGGAATGTAAAAGGATTTAGTTTAGGTACAACAAGAAAATATGATCCAGCACGACTGGCACCTGTTGCTAAAATAGTATTGGATCTGTTTGCTTCAAACCAGGTTTCGCTTCCAATCGAACAAGTTTTTGATTTAAGTGATGCAGCACAAGCCCATAGATTAATAGAAAGCCGTCAGTATGAAGGGAAATTTTTGATGGAAATTTAG
- the arsA gene encoding arsenical pump-driving ATPase: MFQTYEPHILRTPFLFITGKGGVGKTSTASATAIALADQGKKVLLISTDPASNLQDVFQIDCAHVPTQVPGAGELYISNIDPEQSARAYREKVIGPYRGVLPDSVVATMEEQLSGACTVELAAFDEFSGLLSDQGITGQYDHILFDTAPTGHTLRLLQLPSAWDGFLEESTHGASCLGPLAGLVDKKEIYSRSVAVLSDETQTTLLLVARPDGSSLAEASRASDELNSTGINHQLLLINGLLTNKVDNDPVSLAFYQKQQQALSTLPHNLAALPTYALPFVSHSLTGVDNLRVLFKASETQPDLSVLNQELIETDRLHDLVEDFSQNGTSLIFTMGKGGVGKTTVASAIAVGLVEKGHKVHLTTTDPAAHLNYQFQHEDMNERLTISAIDPKAEVEAYRKEVLEKAKDEVDEEGLAYLEEDLNSPCTEEIAVFRAFSEVVARSDEEIVVIDTAPTGHTLLLLDAAESYSREIEKSTGDIPASVKELLPTLRNEKETAVVIVTLPEATPVLEASRLQEDLIRAGITPGWWVINQSLSHTRTSDPVLLAKAQAEKEWIMKVKEHYGKQTSTIPWLEEEKIGYTKLKDFMK; encoded by the coding sequence ATGTTTCAAACTTATGAACCTCATATTCTGCGTACCCCTTTCCTTTTTATCACCGGAAAGGGGGGAGTCGGCAAGACGTCAACCGCAAGTGCCACGGCGATCGCCCTTGCCGATCAAGGAAAGAAGGTGCTTCTCATCAGCACTGATCCTGCGTCAAATCTCCAGGATGTGTTCCAGATTGACTGCGCTCACGTACCCACTCAAGTGCCGGGTGCAGGGGAACTCTATATCAGCAATATAGATCCGGAACAATCTGCCCGTGCATACCGGGAAAAAGTGATTGGGCCGTACCGTGGTGTTCTTCCTGATTCTGTAGTAGCAACAATGGAGGAGCAGTTATCAGGTGCCTGCACGGTCGAGCTTGCCGCATTCGACGAATTCTCAGGACTGCTTTCCGATCAGGGCATCACGGGTCAGTACGATCATATCCTGTTTGATACAGCACCGACCGGCCATACGCTCCGCCTGCTGCAGCTGCCGTCTGCCTGGGACGGGTTCCTGGAAGAAAGTACCCACGGAGCGTCGTGCCTCGGGCCGCTTGCAGGACTCGTAGATAAGAAAGAAATCTACTCAAGAAGCGTGGCCGTTCTGTCAGACGAAACCCAAACGACCCTCTTACTCGTGGCAAGACCGGACGGATCTTCTTTGGCAGAAGCATCCCGGGCATCGGATGAATTAAACTCGACCGGAATCAATCATCAGTTGCTTCTGATCAACGGCCTGTTGACCAATAAAGTGGACAATGATCCGGTTTCACTTGCATTCTATCAAAAGCAGCAGCAGGCATTGAGTACACTGCCTCACAATCTTGCAGCGCTCCCGACTTATGCACTGCCTTTTGTCTCCCATTCACTGACAGGTGTAGACAATCTGCGGGTGCTATTCAAAGCGTCTGAGACACAACCCGACCTAAGCGTGTTGAATCAAGAACTGATCGAAACGGATCGATTGCATGACCTGGTTGAGGATTTCTCCCAAAACGGGACTTCCCTGATTTTCACCATGGGGAAAGGGGGCGTCGGGAAAACGACCGTCGCTTCAGCCATTGCAGTCGGATTGGTTGAAAAAGGTCACAAGGTACATCTGACAACTACGGACCCCGCGGCTCATCTCAACTATCAATTTCAGCATGAGGATATGAACGAACGTCTGACAATCAGCGCCATCGATCCGAAAGCTGAAGTGGAAGCCTACCGAAAAGAAGTGCTGGAGAAAGCGAAGGATGAGGTGGACGAGGAGGGTCTTGCTTATTTGGAAGAAGACTTGAATTCCCCGTGTACCGAAGAAATCGCCGTTTTCAGGGCATTCAGTGAAGTGGTCGCACGCTCCGACGAGGAAATCGTCGTGATCGACACGGCACCAACCGGCCATACGCTCCTTTTATTGGATGCGGCTGAATCATACAGCAGGGAAATCGAGAAATCCACGGGCGATATCCCCGCCAGCGTGAAAGAGCTGCTGCCGACCCTCAGAAATGAAAAAGAAACGGCAGTCGTCATCGTCACCCTGCCTGAGGCGACACCCGTACTCGAAGCCTCACGCCTGCAGGAAGACCTGATCCGCGCCGGCATCACACCCGGCTGGTGGGTCATAAACCAAAGTCTCTCCCACACAAGAACGAGTGATCCTGTCCTCTTGGCGAAAGCTCAGGCAGAGAAAGAGTGGATCATGAAAGTGAAGGAGCACTATGGAAAACAAACAAGCACAATCCCGTGGTTGGAAGAAGAAAAAATCGGCTATACCAAACTGAAAGATTTCATGAAATGA
- the arsD gene encoding arsenite efflux transporter metallochaperone ArsD translates to MKKIEIFDPAMCCSTGVCGPGVDPELTRIASAVYSLEQKGYSISRYQLTTEPAAFAENPVVSEVLKKKGPDALPLILLDGEAVRSGSYPSNEELAGWFGLSPEELTKKPKVRLSLDLKSRK, encoded by the coding sequence ATGAAGAAAATCGAGATTTTTGATCCTGCAATGTGTTGTTCAACCGGTGTTTGCGGTCCAGGTGTCGACCCTGAATTAACTCGGATCGCTTCGGCTGTTTATTCTTTGGAACAAAAGGGATACAGCATATCCCGCTATCAACTGACAACTGAACCGGCTGCATTCGCAGAAAATCCCGTCGTCAGCGAAGTGTTGAAGAAGAAGGGACCAGACGCTTTGCCGCTGATCCTTCTTGACGGAGAAGCAGTGCGGTCTGGAAGCTATCCATCGAATGAGGAATTGGCAGGCTGGTTCGGGCTTTCTCCAGAAGAACTGACGAAGAAACCGAAAGTCCGACTATCACTAGACTTGAAATCACGGAAGTAG
- a CDS encoding YbaN family protein → MTLKKVRSMLFMVLGFIFMVFGIAGVVLPVLPGGPFFLLALYFFTKSSKRMEDWFKSTKIYKKYVVTFLEKKGMTRKEKIRINLTADFFILLSVLYVDILIVRIILIGLACYKHYYFIKKIKTIEPNTYEMQNSQ, encoded by the coding sequence ATGACGTTGAAAAAGGTAAGAAGTATGCTGTTTATGGTGCTGGGGTTCATATTCATGGTGTTCGGAATTGCTGGGGTTGTGCTGCCGGTACTGCCGGGGGGACCGTTTTTCTTATTGGCTCTCTACTTCTTCACGAAGAGCTCCAAGCGGATGGAGGACTGGTTTAAAAGCACGAAAATCTATAAGAAGTATGTGGTCACTTTCCTTGAAAAGAAGGGCATGACCCGAAAAGAGAAAATCCGGATCAATCTTACCGCAGATTTCTTTATTCTTCTATCCGTCCTGTACGTGGATATCCTCATCGTCCGCATCATCCTGATCGGACTCGCATGCTATAAACATTATTATTTCATCAAGAAAATCAAAACAATTGAACCTAACACGTATGAAATGCAAAACAGCCAGTAA
- a CDS encoding ABC transporter permease subunit, whose protein sequence is MKRLLKNKSFLTGFLFIFLTLMGSLMYGWFFDNSVPVAELQFTDEGVKSPPYSPWEYPPFGTDNRAQSIFHILLIGAKFTLGVAFLVAALRFGLSFIWGTVSELYFPRLNEKVRPFLETFYYYPVTLIAYLMLYWVLFEDGVFNGVDSEFTYSFSTRVIIEIAVLTCAAVPITSLTISKEVNAIMRKEFMDSVQVLGGNRRHILRKHILPILKPQLVIIFLREIIQVLVLLAHLGILGIFFGGGTMREDLFENMVFVSLSNEWSGIIGNNFRFLFTTYWWIAFSPIFFLTLTVLAFKLMLEGYQHLSAMPVKRQDEMEEEEGVTDQERFDLVHRKID, encoded by the coding sequence ATGAAGCGTCTATTAAAGAATAAGTCATTTTTGACCGGGTTTCTATTCATCTTTTTGACACTGATGGGGAGCTTGATGTATGGGTGGTTTTTCGATAATTCGGTCCCGGTCGCCGAGCTCCAGTTCACGGATGAAGGAGTGAAGAGTCCGCCATACTCTCCGTGGGAGTACCCTCCTTTCGGCACCGACAACCGGGCTCAGAGTATCTTTCATATCCTGCTCATCGGCGCAAAGTTTACGCTCGGTGTCGCATTTCTCGTCGCCGCTTTACGGTTTGGTTTGTCATTCATATGGGGAACGGTGTCAGAGCTTTATTTTCCAAGACTGAATGAGAAGGTACGTCCGTTTCTTGAAACATTTTACTACTATCCGGTAACGCTGATTGCCTATTTAATGCTTTACTGGGTGCTGTTTGAAGATGGTGTCTTTAACGGCGTCGACAGTGAATTCACCTACAGCTTCAGTACAAGGGTGATCATCGAAATCGCCGTGCTGACCTGTGCAGCCGTTCCCATTACCTCTCTGACGATTTCAAAAGAAGTGAACGCCATTATGCGGAAAGAATTCATGGACAGCGTGCAGGTGCTTGGAGGGAATCGGAGGCATATTTTAAGAAAGCATATCCTGCCGATCCTGAAACCCCAGCTCGTCATCATTTTCCTTCGGGAGATTATTCAGGTACTGGTGCTTCTTGCTCATTTGGGGATACTCGGCATCTTTTTCGGGGGAGGAACGATGAGGGAGGATCTATTTGAAAACATGGTATTCGTTTCCTTGTCCAACGAATGGTCGGGCATTATCGGCAACAACTTCCGCTTCCTGTTTACAACCTACTGGTGGATAGCCTTCTCACCGATCTTTTTCCTGACGCTCACCGTCTTGGCTTTCAAGTTGATGCTTGAAGGATACCAGCATCTCAGTGCAATGCCGGTGAAACGTCAAGATGAAATGGAAGAAGAGGAAGGGGTAACAGATCAGGAGCGTTTTGACCTGGTACATAGAAAGATAGACTGA
- a CDS encoding ABC transporter permease subunit: MTFHTESSLIHQAEYDVFPAFFGYYTYTLTIMLLGFLLALALAITGVVVTFQLSWKKRKLLIRSSAILESIPDIFIIVLAQLFFIFLFKKTGILVFEVVGGGERPYALPLLTYCILPTIFLYRTLMLIFEEEMIRPYVELATGKGLSGLQVLILHVFRNSVVSLINHSKMIISFMLSNLIMLEILFNTYGLTWFVINHPTYEIATISVIFMFIPLFLLEVAVNRMKTKVVGGE; the protein is encoded by the coding sequence TTGACGTTTCATACGGAATCCTCCCTCATCCACCAGGCAGAGTATGATGTATTTCCTGCTTTCTTTGGCTATTACACGTATACCTTGACGATTATGCTACTCGGATTTCTGCTGGCACTGGCACTCGCGATCACCGGGGTGGTCGTGACGTTTCAGCTTTCTTGGAAAAAGCGGAAGCTGTTGATCCGCAGTTCAGCCATTTTGGAGTCGATTCCTGATATTTTCATCATTGTCCTTGCTCAGCTGTTCTTTATATTTCTCTTCAAGAAAACCGGGATCCTCGTGTTTGAGGTGGTTGGCGGGGGTGAGCGGCCATATGCGCTGCCGCTTCTAACATACTGCATTTTGCCGACGATCTTCCTTTACCGGACGTTGATGCTCATTTTTGAAGAAGAAATGATCAGGCCCTATGTGGAGCTTGCAACCGGAAAAGGGTTGTCGGGATTGCAAGTATTGATTCTTCATGTGTTCAGGAACAGTGTTGTGAGTTTGATCAATCATTCAAAAATGATCATTTCTTTTATGCTTTCCAATCTGATCATGCTGGAGATCCTCTTTAATACTTACGGACTGACATGGTTTGTGATCAATCATCCCACCTATGAGATTGCCACCATCAGCGTCATTTTTATGTTTATTCCACTGTTTCTGTTGGAAGTGGCGGTGAACCGGATGAAAACGAAGGTTGTGGGAGGGGAGTAG
- a CDS encoding YhgE/Pip domain-containing protein, which yields MFKNKLVLASPLIALAIIFIFSLTLFPSVQPQPKNLPIAIVNSDQGVQLPDQPEMNMGNTIVEKVQTMAKAAGDEDPAVKWIEVSSDEVENGLDSQKYYAALIIPADFSEKQASLRTPAPKTPEVTILINQGMNTMAATAAGQILNGVVDNMNDTVRDQLLAGLEAQGASLTPAQVKNLVAPISKNVTNVNEIGTNSANGNAPVSLFQPLWMASMASAAIIYIAVSKYTFASRRETLMAKGIQIMIGAAIALVIGFGLTWLADGLVGFTIPDFTDTALFLSLTSFSFFLMISSILSLIGIKGMPLFVLMLFFGAPLLAMAPEMMSDFYRDWFYSWLPMKFMVQGLRELFYFGHGLSWSSSVAALVWIGVGSMVVMVATAFKPGKSVEVSVGK from the coding sequence ATGTTTAAAAACAAACTCGTGCTTGCTTCCCCTCTCATAGCACTTGCGATCATTTTTATCTTCTCACTGACACTGTTCCCGTCGGTTCAGCCTCAGCCGAAGAATTTGCCGATTGCGATTGTCAATAGTGATCAGGGTGTTCAACTTCCTGATCAGCCTGAAATGAATATGGGCAACACGATTGTCGAAAAGGTCCAGACGATGGCAAAAGCTGCTGGGGATGAAGACCCTGCAGTGAAATGGATTGAGGTAAGTTCGGATGAAGTAGAAAATGGGTTGGACAGTCAAAAATATTACGCAGCGCTCATCATTCCGGCTGACTTCAGTGAGAAACAGGCATCTTTACGGACACCTGCACCTAAGACCCCTGAAGTCACCATCCTCATTAACCAGGGAATGAATACGATGGCGGCAACGGCTGCCGGTCAGATACTAAACGGTGTCGTTGATAATATGAATGACACCGTGCGTGATCAGCTCCTTGCAGGTTTAGAAGCACAAGGTGCCAGCCTCACACCTGCACAGGTGAAAAACCTGGTCGCCCCGATCTCGAAAAATGTGACCAATGTCAACGAAATCGGAACGAACAGTGCGAACGGAAATGCGCCTGTTTCTCTGTTCCAGCCTCTATGGATGGCGAGCATGGCAAGTGCGGCAATCATTTACATTGCCGTCAGCAAATACACTTTCGCAAGCCGTAGAGAAACACTTATGGCCAAAGGGATTCAGATCATGATTGGCGCAGCCATTGCCCTCGTCATCGGTTTCGGCTTAACATGGCTCGCTGACGGACTCGTCGGATTCACGATCCCTGACTTTACAGATACTGCGCTGTTCCTAAGTCTTACGTCGTTCAGCTTTTTCCTGATGATCTCAAGCATTCTATCGCTCATCGGAATCAAGGGCATGCCCCTATTCGTGCTCATGCTATTCTTCGGTGCACCACTCCTTGCGATGGCACCAGAGATGATGTCGGACTTCTACCGGGACTGGTTCTACTCATGGCTGCCGATGAAATTCATGGTCCAGGGATTACGTGAACTCTTCTACTTTGGTCATGGATTGTCGTGGAGTTCGTCTGTTGCAGCGCTTGTCTGGATTGGGGTTGGAAGTATGGTTGTGATGGTGGCGACTGCTTTCAAGCCTGGGAAGAGCGTGGAGGTTAGTGTCGGGAAATAG
- a CDS encoding ABC transporter permease, with amino-acid sequence MRTFNKHHISISVGVLFIVVLVGWSVIFHLSDGKIPNTFILYDDGGKIIGDAPFPPSADFPFGTDRKGDELLYKVIQGAQYTLGAAIVISLVSFLLSFIIGVAGGFTSLRAKKWTQSVFTAFYFIPQSIIAYNILYPLLWEPPQGFETSFGERVILQVITLAVITAPTTAILLSNETGQILEKEFVTSARVLGGSKFFIFKKHVLPHLKMRLFIIFPKITIQVLLILAHLGFFKLYFGGTDVCYGPFCDPPKPIVQEWASIMSMSFIELSNAWWIFMVPMTFFALTILSLTGIAKGVEGLLEGDGGMAAPVRSGGDEKKIGNAPKKRDFLLVEREFDRGM; translated from the coding sequence ATGAGAACCTTTAATAAACATCACATTTCCATCTCGGTTGGGGTGCTTTTCATCGTCGTATTGGTCGGCTGGAGCGTGATTTTCCATTTATCCGACGGGAAAATACCGAACACCTTCATCCTTTATGACGACGGAGGAAAAATCATTGGTGATGCACCGTTTCCGCCATCGGCTGATTTCCCGTTCGGAACCGACCGGAAAGGGGATGAACTGCTGTATAAAGTCATTCAAGGCGCACAGTACACGCTTGGTGCAGCGATCGTCATTTCATTGGTCAGTTTTCTTCTCTCATTTATCATCGGGGTGGCAGGGGGATTTACCTCTTTACGGGCCAAAAAATGGACCCAGTCGGTGTTCACGGCCTTTTACTTCATCCCTCAGTCGATCATTGCCTACAATATTCTGTATCCGCTGCTGTGGGAGCCGCCGCAAGGCTTTGAAACAAGCTTTGGCGAAAGGGTGATCCTTCAGGTCATCACGCTCGCCGTCATCACCGCACCGACAACAGCGATTCTATTATCAAACGAAACCGGGCAGATCCTCGAAAAAGAATTCGTCACAAGCGCAAGGGTCCTCGGAGGAAGCAAATTCTTCATTTTCAAGAAGCATGTTCTGCCCCACCTGAAAATGCGCCTATTCATCATCTTTCCGAAAATCACCATCCAGGTGCTGCTGATCCTCGCTCATCTGGGATTTTTTAAGCTCTATTTTGGAGGGACGGACGTGTGCTACGGCCCGTTTTGCGACCCGCCGAAGCCTATCGTCCAGGAATGGGCAAGCATCATGTCGATGAGCTTCATCGAATTATCCAACGCCTGGTGGATCTTCATGGTCCCGATGACCTTCTTCGCCCTGACCATCCTCTCACTGACCGGAATCGCAAAGGGAGTGGAAGGGCTGTTGGAAGGGGACGGCGGGATGGCTGCTCCAGTCAGAAGTGGAGGTGATGAGAAAAAGATTGGAAATGCTCCCAAAAAGAGAGACTTTTTGCTTGTAGAGAGGGAGTTTGATAGGGGGATGTGA
- a CDS encoding sugar nucleotide-binding protein, with protein MKKLLILGASGLVGKALLEKCSDDFEVYGTYSTRGLPLSEEKQFQLVCSESEKLGEIISTVKPDAIVSSIRGDFEEQLKFHKELASHIQHTESALYYISTANVFDGDVTKHHNESDSPQASSPYGQFKIDCEYMLQEKLKDRAVIIRIPQIWGRRSPRMEAINKGIEENTIDVYTNLECNHLSDTLLAKQLHYIITHNLKGIFHLGATDMMPHDQFIKNIVARLTDEKIHYQYKTLDPATDTYYFGLASIRKELPEELRETNIQMIDDFV; from the coding sequence ATGAAAAAACTGTTGATACTCGGTGCCAGCGGACTCGTGGGAAAAGCGCTGCTTGAAAAATGCAGTGATGATTTTGAGGTGTATGGCACCTATTCAACAAGAGGGCTCCCACTTTCTGAAGAGAAGCAATTTCAATTGGTGTGCAGTGAAAGTGAAAAACTGGGAGAAATCATCTCTACCGTAAAGCCGGATGCCATCGTATCAAGCATTAGAGGTGACTTCGAGGAGCAGCTGAAATTTCATAAAGAACTTGCGTCTCACATCCAGCATACGGAATCCGCTCTCTACTACATTTCAACCGCCAATGTATTTGACGGAGATGTCACAAAGCATCATAACGAATCGGATTCCCCTCAAGCGTCATCTCCCTACGGCCAATTTAAAATTGACTGTGAGTACATGCTTCAGGAAAAACTAAAGGACCGGGCCGTTATAATCCGTATCCCGCAAATATGGGGAAGACGCTCCCCGCGGATGGAAGCCATCAACAAAGGGATTGAAGAGAATACAATCGACGTCTACACGAACCTGGAATGCAATCACCTCTCAGACACCCTGCTCGCAAAGCAGCTCCATTACATCATCACCCACAATTTGAAGGGCATATTCCATCTCGGGGCCACAGACATGATGCCTCACGACCAATTTATCAAGAATATCGTCGCCAGATTGACTGACGAGAAGATTCATTATCAATATAAAACGCTTGACCCTGCTACAGATACATACTATTTTGGATTGGCATCTATTCGGAAGGAGCTGCCGGAGGAATTGAGGGAGACGAATATTCAAATGATTGATGATTTCGTCTGA
- a CDS encoding protein-tyrosine phosphatase family protein, with the protein MTVNYQELLKDRIYIGGADDASDAVTNEKIDLVFDLRAEAPAMDTAYDRIHSPIVDNQGEQDDSIKASIDQVVSAYKEGKNIYFHCQGGSNRTGTVALGTLLELGEASTLAEAEAIAKAVRPKINVKPEMMASLQKLYPQT; encoded by the coding sequence ATGACAGTCAACTACCAGGAATTACTCAAAGACCGCATCTACATCGGAGGCGCAGATGATGCATCCGATGCAGTAACCAACGAAAAAATCGATCTTGTATTCGACCTGCGTGCAGAAGCACCGGCAATGGACACAGCATACGACCGCATCCACAGCCCGATCGTAGACAACCAAGGCGAGCAGGACGATTCAATCAAAGCATCCATCGACCAGGTCGTCTCAGCCTATAAAGAAGGCAAAAACATCTATTTCCACTGTCAGGGTGGAAGCAACCGGACCGGTACCGTTGCACTCGGCACACTGCTTGAACTCGGTGAAGCGTCGACTTTGGCAGAAGCAGAAGCCATCGCCAAAGCAGTCCGACCGAAAATCAACGTAAAACCTGAAATGATGGCATCCCTGCAAAAACTATATCCACAAACATAG
- a CDS encoding adhesin: MNITAQAKTVLTDILAEQGAEGIRLSSVAGCCGPQVTVSMDDPEATDRIQAINGIRVAFDQSVEETDGLTIDVENTTDGVGLVLIGAGGGC; the protein is encoded by the coding sequence ATGAACATTACAGCTCAAGCAAAAACAGTGTTAACAGACATACTCGCAGAACAAGGCGCAGAAGGTATCCGTTTATCCTCGGTAGCCGGATGCTGCGGCCCGCAGGTCACCGTATCCATGGATGACCCGGAAGCGACAGACCGCATTCAAGCGATTAACGGCATCCGCGTTGCTTTTGATCAGTCAGTCGAAGAAACAGACGGACTGACAATTGATGTGGAAAACACAACTGATGGAGTTGGATTGGTGTTGATTGGCGCCGGTGGCGGTTGCTGA
- a CDS encoding GNAT family N-acetyltransferase, with protein MQMRQATTHDYDAIHHIQRQVHDLHVSERPDTYRMADVTLDKDYYNSLIDGEQTKVFVLEKELPIAYTILTIKSTEERPILVPRKVVYMDDFGVDQAYRGQGAGKLFFEKVVKFAKDLGADSLELSVWAFNEDAIKFYEKMKLETKVRRMGISL; from the coding sequence ATGCAAATGAGACAAGCCACAACACATGATTACGATGCAATCCACCACATCCAGAGGCAGGTGCACGACCTTCATGTATCCGAACGGCCCGACACTTACCGGATGGCCGATGTCACACTCGATAAGGACTACTACAACAGTCTGATAGACGGAGAACAGACGAAGGTTTTTGTGTTAGAAAAGGAGCTGCCGATCGCGTATACGATTTTGACGATAAAATCGACAGAGGAAAGACCGATCCTCGTGCCACGGAAAGTGGTGTATATGGATGACTTTGGTGTGGACCAGGCTTACAGAGGTCAGGGAGCGGGGAAATTATTTTTTGAAAAGGTTGTGAAGTTCGCAAAGGATCTCGGAGCCGATTCACTGGAATTGAGTGTGTGGGCGTTCAATGAAGATGCGATTAAATTTTATGAAAAAATGAAATTGGAGACGAAGGTGCGGAGGATGGGCATCTCTCTTTAA